In Mytilus edulis chromosome 3, xbMytEdul2.2, whole genome shotgun sequence, the genomic window ttaaaaattttaataactttcataaactatccttgatttgtaccaaacttggacagaagcttgtttatgatcataagatagtatcgagaagaaaattttgtaaaaataaatttccacttttccgtattttacttataaatggacttagtttttctgcgaggaaacattacattcactctgtggttaaagtttttaaaattttaataactttcataaactatccttgatttgtaccaaacttggacagaagcttgtttataatcataagatagtatcaagaagaaaattttgtaaaaataaatttccaattttccgtattttacttataaatggacttagtttttttgccagaaacaaaacattcactctgtggtttaagttttttaaatttttataatgttcttaaactatcctggatttctaccaaacttagacagaagcttgtttctgatcataagatattattcagaagtaaattttgtaaaaaaaaaatcactttttccgtattttacttatcaatggacttagtttttcttccagttaacattacatacagtctgcagttaaagtttatacaacatttattagattcataaactatcctggattttttaccaaacttggaagcttctttcaatcaaaagacagtatcgagagggaaatttttattgatgtttttcctcattttgttgagtctgcgattaacagcaaaagtaggcgagacactgggttccgtggaacccttacaaatttttttttaaatgtccacccgtttttttttttaatttactgtgggtgcacgtgggggtcacaaaaataaagattagtataatattcacatttaatggagttgaacaaacataaatagacgtaatcatattaattgtcaaatattctttgatttgatttttttcaacaatttatctcttttctctcttctttcatttacaattttatgtcctgtttcttgcttttgtgccgtaTTTTTGACCCATagaacagtagtatccttcctctgtgactataagccatttgaagtcttgctcatatttgtcttcacttgcatgtcttttccgttgtttggttgatttttgttcaatttccacaacttcaacattactatcaattttatttaacttatttggtctagtattttctttatcatcattGTCATCTGTCTTTCTTGTACCCCGattgataaatgaaaacattgaaatttgacgattggacgccatctttgtcaatgaaaacaaatcagcGAGGCGcgattagtattcaaattttaacggtacggaaccgaaaaaaatcagaaatttgaaaaaaaaagccaACCACCTCCTAAAACGgaaaggtggtcggctttcaaaagaaggtggtcggcacacccggcttaaatgccgaatggaaaacactgtGTACTGTAGTATTATATATTAACTCATTTAATTCATACATAAGATTTACGTTAGCTTTTATTTTGAAGGGAAATTAAATTTGTTCAgtaattgaatatttatattttcagagtTCATGTTTAGCCTCATCCAGTATAGTACCATTATTATTAGCACCATTACAACAGATACCTAAATACTCACTGCTTATAAAGGTTTGTTTTAGAATACAGTGACTAGCCCCATTACAACAGATACCTAAATACTCACTGCTTATAAAGGTTTGTTTTAGAATACAGTGACTAGCCCCATTACAACAGATACCTAAATACTCACTGCTTATAAAGGTTTGTTTTAGAATACAGTGACTAGCTCCATTACAATAGATACCTAAATATTCACGCCTAATAAAGATTTGAATAGATCAGTTTGAATTACAGTACAGATAAGCAGATTTTACCTGTTTAaagtcaaaagaaaaataaatccaAAATCAAGGTTGAGCTCAAATAAATACTTCAAGATTCCTGCTTTACCTTTTGTCTTGTAGTTTTCTGAATATTTCTGAAATAGAGCTAATTTCGCAGAAACTTTTTTTGATTGATATTTGTCATCATTTGATCAGACTTTCATTGAATTTATAAGCACTGAAATAGTCCATTTAAAccttcttttgaaatattttgagggaaaaattatcattttattacTGAAGTCTTGTACTGTTTTAGGAAAATGTGATCATATTGTATGCTGTAAAGagcaattatttgtttttcagaatATGTTAAAGTTTACCAGTTCAGATCACCCAGACAGATAttatttagaatcatcattgtcAAGGTTAAAGAATTTCCTAAATACAATGAATGATGACCTTGAAGGTGCCATGCAGTTTCTAAACATTGGTAAACCTCCTATATCTCGGTAAGTGATATCATACCAGTGTACCTTCCCGAACCATTGTATAATCTTCTGTTATATCTGTCTTCAAAAAATTTCCATCCTTCACCACTGCCAAGCATTAACAAGTGCTTTAAATTCAGAATATAAAATGTATGATTATTGAATTTATTATCTTTGACAACAGAAAGTTACATAATTCAAGATTAACTATTGGGATAACTGTAAAGTAGTAGAATATTCCAACCATAAATAAAAAAGTAAGTTGTAATTATTGGATAGTTCTTTTCTTGACATTTTCCTCATAAGCAAAAGCAGCaatttaatttctgaatttaccgtatataatctatatatgtatgtatgtgcaaTCAATATTCAAAATTAGAATCCTTACTTGAGGATTTGcagtatatatatgtaaaatccaaCTTACTTGTTGTTAATGATGATTCAGGAATCATATTATTTTCAGAGGTAAACTGTCAGCATAGATTGAAAGATTTTTCTTGCCATTTGCATAGCCTCAAATGAAAGGGCTGTAGATGGTTCTGTTTCAGGTTAAAagttaatgatacatgtataataataaagCATGGCAACAATAACTATAATGTATCAAATTCTATTGTTAGGTCCAGAGATAGCGGGAACTCTGTCAGATCACAGTCTAGTGGAAGTAGCTGTGAAGCTAATCGTGTGTCAAGTGCCAGAGATAGTGGGATCCATTCTAATGGTGAAGACATGGGTAGACATGCAGCATCCCCTGCTACTACTAGGAGGTAAATAAATAAACCTTAGGAGAAAGGAAAAGTTAAGATCTTCATAAAGGTTCTAATACATTTATTGCTCATCTTGCACGAAATGTTAAACTGGCATATAGTATGGTGAATGTAtgggaaaagggggagggggtaaaTGTGCTGTGTAATCAACTCCTTCTTTATATACATGTTAATAAGTTGAGATGTGAACCTCATGTCTATacaattaaatgattttttgttgattttccaGATGGTAAAATCTGATAAATTTCAGTAGCATCCCTGGTTGAGGTTACTCAGGTTTCCCATACAAATACTTTTAGATGCTCTTTCAAGGATTTCAAATACTTATAACCATTTATCTATTTGACAGGTATGTCCTCCAGGTGCTAAGAGATAGAAGGGAAAGAGAACAGACCGGTGAACATTTTCATAATGGACCTGCATTGAATCCAATGAGGCCGAATGTTCATGCATTTGGAAGTCATCCTGATTTAAGTGGACCAGAGTACCATGATTACTTTGGTAATGTCCGTCATGTGCCCGCATACATGCCATATCAAAATGGACAGAAAATGTATTCAAGTTTAACAAAAATTCCAACAAAAAGTCCTGAAAGGGGTCAAGATAAGCCGGCACGTAAGATTAAGATACGTAAGAGACCAGACAGTCAGAAAAGTCTACCACTACCAAATTCAAACTATCTTAGACCTCTAACCCCTCATTTACCTATGGGTGGTTTATCAAGTCGTGACAGTTTTGACGATCAAGCTGTTCCTAGGAAGAAACAACCTAGCAGACGACAGATGCGGCCAGCATCCTCCATTGATTTCTCACATGCAGATATTGAAAGACGTGAAATGTTtgcaaaaagtttcacaaattcaGGAAATTTTAATCAGGAAGACTCTTATCAAAGAGGACGTAATGAATTTTCTCCAGAAATTTATGAAAGAAAGGAAAGCCATCAAGAAAAACTTTATCGTCAGAGTCAACTGAATTCACCACGTGGGCAGCCTGGTGAGGGTAGAGCAAGGAATGATTTACACATGTCTCTTCAGAAACTGTTAGCTGAACGACAAAAAGCAGATTTAGATAAACAGAGACAAGATAATTATGAGGAAAATCATCCATATGCAAATGATCCTCCATTTAGGCCTCTAGCATCTAGTTCTGTAGAGGAAAACATAGACATTAATAATGAACCACCAAAACTTCCTCCAAAAAATGCAGAACAAGTAGAGGATTATGGGATATTTGGAGATGATGACGAGGAAGAGGAGGAGGATGAAGATGATTACGAATATGATGATGATTATCGTGACAGGAAACCAGTGCCAGAAAACCAGAATGTTTCAAGACTGCAAGAAGTATTAGAAAATTCAGATACATCTTCACCAGAACCAGTGACAATTGAAAGTGAACAAAGTGTTTCTCAATCACGATCAAAACATTATGAAATGGATTCTGATCACGAAGAACAGTCACTCACAGAATCTTTGTCTCTTGATCATACCATTAGTGGTAGTTCAACTCATGATCAGAATCTTAGCGGGAAAGGTGAAGAAAGTGAAAAATTGTCAAGTGAAGAAAGAAGTACAAAAAGAGACAGAAAAATGAGACCTGAAAATTTAGTCCCTATGAAACCTGAAAGGAGAAAAACTGTGGCTAGCACTAATCCTATGGAGGTCAAAAGTGAGGAGATAAACAGTGAAAGTGAAAGAAGGCATTCTTTTGTTCAAGGTCAAAAGCCTCCAGAAGAATTTAGAAAACCAGATACAATTAATTCTGAATCAGATAAAAATCAGTTAAGTATATTTTCAGGAGATTCAGACAAGAGAATGACAAAACCATTGTCACTTAAAGCAAGACAAATGGATGCATTTAACATTGCACCTCCTAAGGAGGCAACATTCTCTGCTTCTCAATTGAGGAGTCGTCAAGGAACAGCTAGAAAATTGCCACAGGTTAATGGACGATTTAGTGTTCCTGTGTTTGATTCAAACTATAAATCCAAAATTCCAACACCTCCACTAAGTCCTACAGACAGTAAATCGTCAAAAACAGGAAGtgttaaagaaacaaaaatcCCGGTTTACTCTCCATTGAAAAAGAAAGGAGAAAAATCTTCCACTGAAAATATATCCCGGTCAACAGAAGATGTGTCCAAGTTAAAAAAGAAGAGCCACTTCAAGGATTCAATCAAAAGCTTCTTTGGGAGGAAAAGGTAGGATACAATTTAGATTTTATTACATCAAAATGTGGCATGTGGTAAAATGGCAATGCTTCCACAACTTTATGTTCAGTCTTAAATCTGCTTGCATGTCTTGTCTACATATTTAATAAAGAATGGTAGGattaaaagtgaatatttttcttgTTCACAGTTTAAACTACAATTTCAGTCAGTTAATAAGAAGTGTTAGATagcttttgttgttgttattgataGATAGGATGAATTTAGCACCTTGGCTAAGAAAACATTTAAGTTATTTAGAGTGAAAGATACTATTTGTGAAAAcagattaaaatatatatttatttcactaaATGTTACAAAAAGTACAGTCATCTTTGTGTACAAAGTTTGGGTGTTTGTTCCATATCACATGCACTGGTATCAGGACCATATTCAAAATggtgatttaattttattatctttCCAAAGTATGAGCCAAACCTTGAGGGATATactttagtttaaaaaaatgggTTGTTCAAAGGTGGGAAAAAATTTATAAAGATCAATGTAAAGAAATAACTTTCCAAAGAAATAACATGATGAATAGTTTTTTCAAAGTTTACAgatgtttgccaaaaaaataatGATTGCATCACATGATAAAAAATAGGTCTTTTTAAATACAGCTGCACGACCAATTGTACTGGTATTTTAAAATACCTATGCAAATTTACAAGGTGCATATTGCTTCTTAAAGGTAAACTTTAAATCAAGATGATACCAATACAGTTCTATGAAGATATGATTTTGTTTTAGGTCGTCAATATCAAAAGAAATGGATATAATCTAGGTACAGCATGATTCTAATTTCAGTTCTTTGGTTCAGGATTTTTGTTCTGATTCCTGATTAATCATTTCAGATTCCTCACAACACTTACTAACctgttttgttacattttttttaactttattttacaaaattgcttatgtttattttatttttgaagaccgGGGAATGCAGAGGACTCAGGAAATTTTGAATTTGTATGTATAGCCTTTTTCTCCGGAGCTTAGGTCTTTAGCTTTGCTATGTTAGTTATATCAGATATATTTAGAATGTATCCAAGTAGTTTTCTTTCTTGTTTTACTAAAAAATTTTAAAGGGTTTACTTTGTAATACAATTCCATTTGAAATtcttgtaaatttaatttttttgagaaatcaaattttaaaaattatttataatttacagAGCATCAACACgacttttaaatttagaaataatcaaTAACTTGATATTCTTACACAACCCTTTGTGGTCTTCATTGTAAAGCATGACTTATTTATTACGCCATTGTTTACTGCATTTGAGGTTAGAATTACCTATGATTTGTGTAAATGATTCTCATATTTCAGTAAATCATGGTTGCAGTTTTTGATATACCAATTGTCCTTCAATTAGCGTTCTCACtttgcatgtatttattattCACTTTATTTCACTTTCCTTAACATTCTGTTGCACAATCTAAtacatattattgtatactcAGAAGTAAATACACATAAAATATGGAAGTAATACAACCAATGCCAATTGTCAGTATGAGCCGTACACAATACACTCATACCTGTTGATATTGATATCAGTTGgggttgcaaaggctttatcagTCCCCTAATCTGTGAAGCCTAATTTCAGATAATTTTAGATTATCagtgatcatctcaacgagattgattttctcgcttgagccgggacggcgaaatcGAGAAAGGCATTTGAGTtaagatgaacaatgataatctttttatcgctatttaaggctatgacgacgttgtcaatttcatgtcaattttgttagcaacgccacgtgcatgcttagtttctagcgataattttccatctcaagcgagtagcatgatatgaaaattatcacaataaaagatcaaaggaaaaatgcacaaagtAGCGATAAAAAGACTTATTTTAGGTTTATATTCaggtttccattctcaattttagttgaGTGTAtttgatatggctttttcaatatcaaccTTTAtttcaaccctcaaccaatataaacCTATGAGCAGAGCTTTTACTGTTAGATTAAATTGGTGTCTCAGGTTGATACTGCtgtgattttgacaaaaaatattctcCAGCCCTAAAATacattgttaaaagaaataagaTCAAAatacatttaccatgtttacaaacatatttcttcctttgaaaaataaatgtactactcaaataaaatacaaagataaataaaatcTAATTAAAAGGGAGTTAGGTGATTGTGGGTAAAATAATGGTGCATTCCATCAGCCTATTATTTTTGTGACCTCATCTCATTAGGCTATTGGGCTTTTAAGTGTCACCCTTGACTGCTGTAAATCTGTTCTTCCATCTGTCTTTCAGTCAGTCTGTCCAATTTTCATTTACACACTCccacttaagtttgcctcattcaaattttatgaaactcttCCAAATGCTAAAAACCACAACAAGCAGACATAGTTTGAATTTGGGTTGTGAGTCATTTATGGTTTTCGAGTTATGCTCTTTTTTAACTTGGAAAATTCCAAAGCTTGAGCAAGGGCATTCCTCAGACACattcttttatttctaaaacagttGCTACTGAAATGCATAAAGCAGACTGTTTGCATAGGAATTTCTTTCAGAAATTTGCATTGATTAATTGCTTCATCAGTGCAGACTAAGACAGAATTTTACAGCTTTCAGCAACATTATgtgttttacatgtttttctgtttttgtcaTCTTAAAGTATTTGTAGCTATTTGCTTGAATTACAAGATGAAGGGTGATCTTGAGaatggttttattttttgaaaGGATACATAATATACTGCAGTCAGAATATATATTAGTCATCAGGGGATATGTGTCAAATTACCAATTGACTTGagttctgaataaaatattgaaaaatgaaaagaagGTTTTGTGATAGTTTTATAGTTTTGTGTTTTGATGTAGAATATTGAAATTTCTTTGACTGTcatatgaaatttgaaaatagtTGTTTGAAATTAATTTGCTTGCAATACCTACATCCTTCACAAACTGTTCCTGTTTGTTTGTAACAAATTATTAACTTCAACACCTGTacttgtttgtttacaaatattgaGAGAATTTTATTACGATTTATTTATTTGCACTAATGCAGTCATGATTTGGGTAGATTTAGAACAATAGATGCTTCATTATGTTTAATTTGAATACATCCTTcgaaaaaaaaagtacatgtatgaagtTTTTTATAAAGTATATTCATTTATATTCACAGGAAGACCGGCAAATACAAGTTTAAAGATCTTTCGGCATCAACCAATGACTTGTGGATGGGAGGATTTGATAATGTGATAGACATTGATATTGCAGAAGATAATAACACTATATACCATGAAGAATTTCTATCCACCTTTCCACGTACAGCCTCGGCAAACAGAAATCCACCTCCttacaattattttgttgaaGAACCTTGCAGTGCTGTCTAAAGCTTGTACTAATACATTTACATCTTGCATGATAGGGTATCCATGTGAATGGGAAGAACAATACTgttcataattattttgttttgatcCAACCGTAGAACACaaagttttattattttcaattaaactGTGTAAGATGAAAAATGCAATCATAGTTTTACATTCTTAATGAGTTTTAACATGAAATTAATTCTTTACCTTTTTTTCTTGTTATAATACATAGTTTTGGCCTTCCCGAACATCACATATAATTGTCATTCATAAACATTTGTTTACATGGGGCACCTGCATTCATCTCTCATGAGGTCACAATTATTATAATTAACTTCCAGGGGAACATCTAGTTAATATTAATTGCTTGTTATAGAATGATTTCAGCTGACAAAATTTACATTCTTTTTAAGTTGAAAGACTTATAAAAAGTACAGTAAGGTAAAATAATTATGTCACCTTTATGGATAATATAGATTCTTGATATCTTTATAGTAACACATTAAGAATTTTGATAGAATTAAAGCaaaagattttattcataaaaaaaaatctttaaaacttttatttagtTATGAAAAGAACATCGGTGACCTCTTAGATAGAGTTGATTTGCATAggtttttcaaattaaatctaAGGAGAGGAAATGGTTTCTGTAAAGATGCAAACAAACTGCTTGTTTTTCTTTCGAAATCTTATGCAACATTTTCTTCAAATTCTGAAGTGTATTGATTAGCTCATTAGAGGGTGATGATATCAATTTTTACTGAAACAAGCCCTGTGTTTGTTTACCATTATTAAAGTTTTTATAATTGTGTCAGAACCTTTCCTCTCCTTGCACATTTTTACCTTTCGTTATTCCATCATTTTGCTTAAAAACCAGCATAATAAGCCTCTTGCATGTAATTCCAATTGCACATGCTGTTAAGGAGttcttttttgttcatttaatgtgttatataagagagaaaaaattaacattataatttgaaatgtttatcTGAACAAATCTT contains:
- the LOC139516922 gene encoding uncharacterized protein isoform X11, translating into MDESFQLADTSFCSMKSTANMDQGELAEQLALVQEMVQEMKHGFSSAMEELAKIQFGDQKLQQQMTSERDQHELEVKDLTGAVNLLREDIKSFSSQLNEVSDTQKNLEEKVNSMEWKNKNFIKEELERLGISDKNRSSPAPSRNKRSPSPTKDVSPMVHPYLASLQQQQQKNVEEDNQSITALACKSLNLSQALHEKCLHLDMSVSTSDEEEAVRMSKMPSFPVAVKESSYYQETHPFAPQKIPPHEQLMEEVQREKIAQEMVDAEKSYCSHLWTIIDGYMNTLRQEELMSSRELSEMFPPVIPHIYEQHCIMLRKMEERLLKWKYSGIMGDLYVRLTDPQNIDGLALYKDYITEFPSVINSMNLWFAQSARFRDIMRSSCLASSSIVPLLLAPLQQIPKYSLLIKNMLKFTSSDHPDRYYLESSLSRLKNFLNTMNDDLEGAMQFLNIGKPPISRSRDSGNSVRSQSSGSSCEANRVSSARDSGIHSNGEDMGRHAASPATTRRYVLQVLRDRREREQTGEHFHNGPALNPMRPNVHAFGSHPDLSGPEYHDYFGNVRHVPAYMPYQNGQKMYSSLTKIPTKSPERGQDKPARKIKIRKRPDSQKSLPLPNSNYLRPLTPHLPMGGLSSRDSFDDQAVPRKKQPSRRQMRPASSIDFSHADIERREMFAKSFTNSGNFNQEDSYQRGRNEFSPEIYERKESHQEKLYRQSQLNSPRGQPGEGRARNDLHMSLQKLLAERQKADLDKQRQDNYEENHPYANDPPFRPLASSSVEENIDINNEPPKLPPKNAEQVEDYGIFGDDDEEEEEDEDDYEYDDDYRDRKPVPENQNVSRLQEVLENSDTSSPEPVTIESEQSVSQSRSKHYEMDSDHEEQSLTESLSLDHTISGSSTHDQNLSGKGEESEKLSSEERSTKRDRKMRPENLVPMKPERRKTVASTNPMEVKSEEINSESERRHSFVQGQKPPEEFRKPDTINSESDKNQLSIFSGDSDKRMTKPLSLKARQMDAFNIAPPKEATFSASQLRSRQGTARKLPQVNGRFSVPVFDSNYKSKIPTPPLSPTDSKSSKTGSVKETKIPVYSPLKKKGEKSSTENISRSTEDVSKLKKKSHFKDSIKSFFGRKRPGNAEDSGNFEFEDRQIQV
- the LOC139516922 gene encoding uncharacterized protein isoform X3, yielding MGVKGIHERSGSTEIWCIFRAPDAKRTCKCQTGPNSDPDTEDFGCQVELEDMDESFQLADTSFCSMKSTANMDQGELAEQLALVQEMVQEMKHGFSSAMEELAKIQFGDQKLQQQMTSERDQHELEVKDLTGAVNLLREDIKSFSSQLNEVSDTQKNLEEKVNSMEWKNKNFIKEELERLGISDKNRSSPAPSRNKRSPSPTKDVSPMVHPYLASLQQQQQKNVEEDNQSITALACKSLNLSQALHEKCLHLDMSVSTSDEEEAVRMSKMPSFPVAVKESSYYQETHPFAPQKIPPHEQLMEEVQREKIAQEMVDAEKSYCSHLWTIIDGYMNTLRQEELMSSRELSEMFPPVIPHIYEQHCIMLRKMEERLLKWKYSGIMGDLYVRLTDPQNIDGLALYKDYITEFPSVINSMNLWFAQSARFRDIMRSSCLASSSIVPLLLAPLQQIPKYSLLIKNMLKFTSSDHPDRYYLESSLSRLKNFLNTMNDDLEGAMQFLNIGKPPISRSRDSGNSVRSQSSGSSCEANRVSSARDSGIHSNGEDMGRHAASPATTRRYVLQVLRDRREREQTGEHFHNGPALNPMRPNVHAFGSHPDLSGPEYHDYFGNVRHVPAYMPYQNGQKMYSSLTKIPTKSPERGQDKPARKIKIRKRPDSQKSLPLPNSNYLRPLTPHLPMGGLSSRDSFDDQAVPRKKQPSRRQMRPASSIDFSHADIERREMFAKSFTNSGNFNQEDSYQRGRNEFSPEIYERKESHQEKLYRQSQLNSPRGQPGEGRARNDLHMSLQKLLAERQKADLDKQRQDNYEENHPYANDPPFRPLASSSVEENIDINNEPPKLPPKNAEQVEDYGIFGDDDEEEEEDEDDYEYDDDYRDRKPVPENQNVSRLQEVLENSDTSSPEPVTIESEQSVSQSRSKHYEMDSDHEEQSLTESLSLDHTISGSSTHDQNLSGKGEESEKLSSEERSTKRDRKMRPENLVPMKPERRKTVASTNPMEVKSEEINSESERRHSFVQGQKPPEEFRKPDTINSESDKNQLSIFSGDSDKRMTKPLSLKARQMDAFNIAPPKEATFSASQLRSRQGTARKLPQVNGRFSVPVFDSNYKSKIPTPPLSPTDSKSSKTGSVKETKIPVYSPLKKKGEKSSTENISRSTEDVSKLKKKSHFKDSIKSFFGRKRPGNAEDSGNFEFEDRQIQV
- the LOC139516922 gene encoding uncharacterized protein isoform X5; protein product: MDLSDEDSLSDLISNMDQGELAEQLALVQEMVQEMKHGFSSAMEELAKIQFGDQKLQQQMTSERDQHELEVKDLTGAVNLLREDIKSFSSQLNEVSDTQKNLEEKVNSMEWKNKNFIKEELERLGISDKNRSSPAPSRNKRSPSPTKDVSPMVHPYLASLQQQQQKNVEEDNQSITALACKSLNLSQALHEKCLHLDMSVSTSDEEEAVRMSKMPSFPVAVKESSYYQETHPFAPQKIPPHEQLMEEVQREKIAQEMVDAEKSYCSHLWTIIDGYMNTLRQEELMSSRELSEMFPPVIPHIYEQHCIMLRKMEERLLKWKYSGIMGDLYVRLTDPQNIDGLALYKDYITEFPSVINSMNLWFAQSARFRDIMRSSCLASSSIVPLLLAPLQQIPKYSLLIKNMLKFTSSDHPDRYYLESSLSRLKNFLNTMNDDLEGAMQFLNIGKPPISRSRDSGNSVRSQSSGSSCEANRVSSARDSGIHSNGEDMGRHAASPATTRRYVLQVLRDRREREQTGEHFHNGPALNPMRPNVHAFGSHPDLSGPEYHDYFGNVRHVPAYMPYQNGQKMYSSLTKIPTKSPERGQDKPARKIKIRKRPDSQKSLPLPNSNYLRPLTPHLPMGGLSSRDSFDDQAVPRKKQPSRRQMRPASSIDFSHADIERREMFAKSFTNSGNFNQEDSYQRGRNEFSPEIYERKESHQEKLYRQSQLNSPRGQPGEGRARNDLHMSLQKLLAERQKADLDKQRQDNYEENHPYANDPPFRPLASSSVEENIDINNEPPKLPPKNAEQVEDYGIFGDDDEEEEEDEDDYEYDDDYRDRKPVPENQNVSRLQEVLENSDTSSPEPVTIESEQSVSQSRSKHYEMDSDHEEQSLTESLSLDHTISGSSTHDQNLSGKGEESEKLSSEERSTKRDRKMRPENLVPMKPERRKTVASTNPMEVKSEEINSESERRHSFVQGQKPPEEFRKPDTINSESDKNQLSIFSGDSDKRMTKPLSLKARQMDAFNIAPPKEATFSASQLRSRQGTARKLPQVNGRFSVPVFDSNYKSKIPTPPLSPTDSKSSKTGSVKETKIPVYSPLKKKGEKSSTENISRSTEDVSKLKKKSHFKDSIKSFFGRKRKTGKYKFKDLSASTNDLWMGGFDNVIDIDIAEDNNTIYHEEFLSTFPRTASANRNPPPYNYFVEEPCSAV
- the LOC139516922 gene encoding uncharacterized protein isoform X10, producing the protein MDQGELAEQLALVQEMVQEMKHGFSSAMEELAKIQFGDQKLQQQMTSERDQHELEVKDLTGAVNLLREDIKSFSSQLNEVSDTQKNLEEKVNSMEWKNKNFIKEELERLGISDKNRSSPAPSRNKRSPSPTKDVSPMVHPYLASLQQQQQKNVEEDNQSITALACKSLNLSQALHEKCLHLDMSVSTSDEEEAVRMSKMPSFPVAVKESSLQREKIAQEMVDAEKSYCSHLWTIIDGYMNTLRQEELMSSRELSEMFPPVIPHIYEQHCIMLRKMEERLLKWKYSGIMGDLYVRLTDPQNIDGLALYKDYITEFPSVINSMNLWFAQSARFRDIMRSSCLASSSIVPLLLAPLQQIPKYSLLIKNMLKFTSSDHPDRYYLESSLSRLKNFLNTMNDDLEGAMQFLNIGKPPISRSRDSGNSVRSQSSGSSCEANRVSSARDSGIHSNGEDMGRHAASPATTRRYVLQVLRDRREREQTGEHFHNGPALNPMRPNVHAFGSHPDLSGPEYHDYFGNVRHVPAYMPYQNGQKMYSSLTKIPTKSPERGQDKPARKIKIRKRPDSQKSLPLPNSNYLRPLTPHLPMGGLSSRDSFDDQAVPRKKQPSRRQMRPASSIDFSHADIERREMFAKSFTNSGNFNQEDSYQRGRNEFSPEIYERKESHQEKLYRQSQLNSPRGQPGEGRARNDLHMSLQKLLAERQKADLDKQRQDNYEENHPYANDPPFRPLASSSVEENIDINNEPPKLPPKNAEQVEDYGIFGDDDEEEEEDEDDYEYDDDYRDRKPVPENQNVSRLQEVLENSDTSSPEPVTIESEQSVSQSRSKHYEMDSDHEEQSLTESLSLDHTISGSSTHDQNLSGKGEESEKLSSEERSTKRDRKMRPENLVPMKPERRKTVASTNPMEVKSEEINSESERRHSFVQGQKPPEEFRKPDTINSESDKNQLSIFSGDSDKRMTKPLSLKARQMDAFNIAPPKEATFSASQLRSRQGTARKLPQVNGRFSVPVFDSNYKSKIPTPPLSPTDSKSSKTGSVKETKIPVYSPLKKKGEKSSTENISRSTEDVSKLKKKSHFKDSIKSFFGRKRKTGKYKFKDLSASTNDLWMGGFDNVIDIDIAEDNNTIYHEEFLSTFPRTASANRNPPPYNYFVEEPCSAV